Proteins encoded within one genomic window of Mya arenaria isolate MELC-2E11 chromosome 13, ASM2691426v1:
- the LOC128213458 gene encoding DEP domain-containing protein 1A-like isoform X5 has product MDEQLTSGPYRATLLWNGLIRAFRSDIQLSRHRRYMKTYDDCFVATDAVEWLHQYLKKNPNFGADVSRVQAIQLLKKLHKARVFEDVRGSKHNRGEFTDSSRLFRLTLASPSKACRTPITLRNNLKLANRKRPEDKTLSAEPLKLDFDKMASMPSLPDNASTLPECHFVSKPLSGAEIEEQWRLNTLQSLGRVLGAEGLDDIIDHQCVNGRHIMHNCLYINKSGVVTNIDPIDQLPHWALSAMKCLAYWPDKTDDNLPNYPGFEKDVYRVVKDYFCGLREPLMTFNMYEVITNVFGETMDDCTERIVKALQLVCLLLPPANRRRLHLLLRLMNKMAANSRLVLDETQSSRTLLLETFYRAVLCSQEEGDMDDLLVIQLVAFLMDHYVNIFSVPADLKATVEARIAKLQRTKAEGFDPSSDVYVKIQYASEDNPGSLHYCQQVSIAEYENQRLTASQQALATLLEEIINNTCMAAKEKKKRLKQFQKMHPEIYMRRFPCSQSEPNLHPPRPKIKQPLLAKPLLKLKGLRL; this is encoded by the exons ATGGATGAACAGTTAACGTCAGGCCCATACCGGGCCACTCTTCtg tgGAATGGTTTGATTCGAGCTTTCCGTAGTGACATTCAGCTGAGCAGACACCGGCGATACATGAAGACGTATGATGACTGCTTTGTTGCTACAGATGCTGTTGAATGGCTGCACCAATACCTGAAGAAAAACCCAAACTTTGGAGCAGATGTGTCAAG GGTTCAGGCCATTCAGCTGTTAAAGAAGCTGCACAAGGCGCGGGTCTTTGAGGATGTACGGGGATCTAAGCATAACCGTGGGGAATTTACTGACAGTAGCCGGCTTTTCAG GCTCACCCTGGCCTCCCCCTCTAAAGCCTGTAGGACACCTATCACTCTTCGGAACAACTTGAAGCTTGCCAACCGAAAGCGGCCTGAGGACAAAACCCTCAGTGCGGAGCCCCTGAAACTAGATTTTGACAAGATGGCATCAATGCCATCCCTGCCTGACAATGCAAGCACACTGCCGGAGTGCCATTTCGTGTCCAAGCCACTATCAGGGGCTGAGATTGAGGAACAATGGAGGCTGAATACACTGCAGAG CCTGGGTCGCGTTCTAGGTGCAGAGGGCTTAGATGATATCATAGATCACCAGTGCGTGAATGGCCGCCACATCATGCACAACTGTCTCTACATCAACAAGAGTGGGGTTGTCACCAACATTGATCCAATAG ACCAACTTCCTCATTGGGCATTGTCAGCTATGAAATGTTTAGCTTACT GGCCTGACAAGACAGATGATAACCTCCCAAACTACCCGGGCTTTGAGAAGGATGTCTACCGTGTTGTGAAGGATTACTTCTGCGGCCTACGTGAACCACTCATGACCTTCAACATGTACGAGGTCATAACTAATGTCTTTG GTGAAACAATGGATGACTGTACGGAGCGCATCGTGAAGGCCCTGCAGCTTGTATGCCTTCTTCTCCCGCCCGCCAACCGACGACGGCTCCACCTCCTCCTTCGACTCATGAACAAGATGGCTGCCAACTCCAGACTTGTCCTTGATGAGACCCAGTCTTCGAGGACTCTG TTACTGGAGACGTTTTACCGTGCTGTGCTGTGTAGCCAGGAGGAGGGGGATATGGATGACCTGCTCGTTATCCAGCTTGTGGCGTTCCTCATGGACCACTATGTGAACATATTCTCTGTGCCGGCCGACCTCAAGGCAACAGTGGAGGCCCGCATTGCCAAGCTCCAGCGGACCAAG GCTGAAGGCTTTGATCCCAGTTCTGATGTATATGTGAAA ATCCAGTATGCAAGCGAGGATAATCCTGGTTCCCTGCACTACTGTCAGCAGGTGAGCATTGCCGAGTATGAGAACCAGCGCCTTACTGCGTCCCAGCAGGCTCTCGCTACGTTACTTGAGGAAATCATCAACAACACATGTATGGCTGCTAAGGAGAAAAAGAAACGACTCAAACAG TTTCAGAAGATGCACCCTGAAATCTACATGCGACGTTTCCCCTGCAGTCAGAGTGAGCCCAACCTGCATCCACCACGCCCAAAAATCAAACAGCCCCTTCTTGCCAAACCCCTCCTCAAGTTGAAAGGCCTCAGACTGTGA